The Buttiauxella selenatireducens genome has a window encoding:
- the pstA gene encoding phosphate ABC transporter permease PstA, producing MTTMEMQSRAALAESRRKMQARRRFKNRVALTLSMGTMAFGLFWLVWILFSTVTRGIDGMSIALFTEMTPPPNTAGGGLANALAGSGLLILWATVFGTPLGIMAGIYLAEYGRKSWLAEVIRFINDILLSAPSIVVGLFVYTIVVAKMQHFSGWAGVIALALLQVPIVIRTTENMLKLVPDSLREAAYALGTPKWKMISAITLKASVSGIITGVLLAIARIAGETAPLLFTSLSNQFWSTDMMQPLANLPVTIFKFAMSPFAEWQQLAWAGVLIITLCVLLLNIMARVIFAKSKHG from the coding sequence GACAACCATGGAAATGCAAAGCCGCGCAGCATTGGCTGAATCTCGCCGTAAAATGCAAGCTCGCCGCCGGTTTAAAAACCGTGTCGCACTGACTCTTTCAATGGGAACCATGGCGTTCGGCCTGTTCTGGCTGGTATGGATTCTGTTCTCAACCGTGACACGTGGGATCGACGGAATGTCGATTGCGCTGTTCACAGAAATGACGCCTCCACCCAATACTGCTGGTGGCGGGCTCGCGAACGCCCTTGCAGGTAGCGGTCTGTTAATCTTGTGGGCGACCGTTTTCGGTACGCCGCTGGGTATCATGGCGGGGATTTATCTGGCGGAGTACGGTCGCAAATCGTGGCTGGCAGAAGTCATTCGTTTTATTAACGACATTCTGCTTTCCGCACCGTCAATCGTGGTGGGTTTATTCGTCTACACCATCGTGGTCGCAAAGATGCAGCACTTCTCTGGCTGGGCCGGGGTCATTGCGCTGGCGTTGTTGCAGGTGCCAATCGTCATTCGTACCACTGAAAACATGCTGAAACTGGTACCAGACAGCTTGCGCGAAGCGGCTTACGCATTGGGCACGCCAAAGTGGAAAATGATTTCTGCAATTACGCTGAAAGCCTCTGTTTCCGGGATTATTACCGGGGTATTACTGGCGATTGCACGTATCGCGGGTGAAACGGCCCCACTGCTGTTCACGTCGCTCTCCAACCAGTTCTGGAGCACCGACATGATGCAGCCACTGGCTAACTTGCCGGTGACCATTTTCAAATTTGCGATGAGCCCGTTTGCCGAATGGCAACAATTAGCCTGGGCTGGCGTTCTGATTATTACTCTGTGTGTGTTGCTGCTGAACATTATGGCGCGCGTGATTTTTGCAAAGAGTAAACACGGTTAA